A region from the Penaeus monodon isolate SGIC_2016 chromosome 17, NSTDA_Pmon_1, whole genome shotgun sequence genome encodes:
- the LOC119583575 gene encoding hypoxia up-regulated protein 1-like isoform X2 has product MMVPDVRWTMGLSLLVLLGVIGSSSGVTIMSIDFGSEWIKVAVVAPGVPMEIVLNKESKRKTPGALSFRNGERTFGEDALTTGIRFPANNYFYLLDLLGKKIDNPIVELYKKRFPFYNIEADPERGTVVFRHNDDTIYTVEELIAQMLAYAKDMAMSHTEQRIKDCVITVPPFFNQVERRAMLTAAELAGLKVLSLMSTNAAVALNYGMFRRKEINATAHNILFYDMGASSTIATIVSYQTVKTKDRGYTETNPQVTVLGLGYDRTLGGLEMQMRLRDYLAKKFNEVKKTPNNVLESPRALAKLMKEAGRLKKVLSANSEHLSQIEGLLDEEDFRLHVSREEFEGLCTELFERVQAPIDAALISAAMDISAIDQFIIVGGATRIPKIQSILQGVWGRELGKNINADEAAAMGAVYRAADLGQGFKVKKFHVKEAVVFPIEVDFERQVENDDGSTSTKVVKRSLFAFGNNYPQKKVMTFNKHTADFSFYVNYGDLSHLSKEELRNANAENVSHVLVSGVTSAFQKHQQEGSEPKGIKAHFNMDDSGVLALSMMEAVFEKSVLVEEDKPKEEESTLSKLGTEQEREGGEKEESEDAEGKENKTEEDNTEKEQDGDNQAKKENKEDKKDDQKTDRKEKEEDEKKSGTDKKKEGEKELKPKQVTVKEELNMTITYLDVPEMTEEQVAASKKKLEDINAAERARHEREAARNNLESYILDAQDKLYQDDYEQASTDEQRAAIREMCSTLDEWIYDEGADVEASVYKEKLKELSKLFEPIKQRVFEHLNRPEAVQALTDMMNKSSEFVQRARDAPPEQQFFTDVEIDTMDKLIVDTQKWLEDKEEQQQAQASSDEPKLKLSDIGEKLGALDREIKYLVNKAKITKAKKDKEAAEAKAKAEKEAKETGKKKNNTDNSKSSKNKSGGETKPDTEQKDTNEKIVTEEEPKVQENEESPYIFEEESEENNSEEDRRKEDIDVENEEVDDKSSHVEL; this is encoded by the exons ATGATGGTGCCTGACGTGCGATGGACAATGGGCTTGTCCCTTCTGGTGTTGTTAGGTGTCATAGGAAGCTCCAGCGGTGTCACCATTATGAGCATCGACTTTGGATCAGAGTGGATAAAGGTTGCTGTTGTAGCG CCGGGAGTCCCCATGGAAATAGTCCTAAACAAAGAGTCTAAAAGGAAGACCCCAGGAGCCTTGTCCTTCCGAAATGGAGAGAGAACCTTTGGAGAGGATGCCTTAACAACTGGTATTCGCTTCCCAGCAAATAACTACTTCTATCTCCTTGACTTGCTgggaaagaaaatagacaacCCTATTGTGGAACTGTATAAAAAACGGTTTCCCTTTTATAACATTGAAGCTGATCCTGAGAGAGGAACTGTTGTATTTAGACATAATGA tGACACAATTTACACAGTGGAGGAGTTGATAGCTCAGATGTTGGCCTATGCCAAAGACATGGCAATGTCCCACACTGAGCAAaggataaaggactgtgtaatcaCAGTCCCTCCCTTCTTCAACCAAGTTGAGCGTAGAGCCATGCTGACTGCAGCTGAGCTGGCTGGACTGAAG GTTCTGTCCCTTATGTCGACCAATGCAGCAGTTGCCCTGAACTATGGTATGTTCAGACGAAAAGAGATCAATGCTACAGCCCATAACATCCTCTTCTATGACATGGGAGCCTCTTCAACCATAGCAACCATTGTCTCTTACCAGACGGTTAAAACAAAGGACAGAGGATACACTGAGACCAATCCACAAGTCACTGTACTAGGGTTAGG TTATGATCGTACATTAGGCGGGCTGGAAATGCAAATGCGCCTCCGGGATTATTTAGCCAAGAAATTCAATGAAGTAAAGAAGACTCCAAACAATGTTTTGGAATCTCCCCGTGCACTGGCTAAGCTCATGAAGGAAGCTGGCAGATTAAAGAAAGTCCTCTCTGCAAATTCTGAACATCTGAGTCAG ATAGAGGGACTTCTTGATGAAGAAGACTTTAGGCTACATGTAAGTCGAGAAGAATTTGAGGGGCTCTGCACAGAATTGTTTGAGAGGGTTCAAGCTCCTATTGATGCTGCACTGATTTCTGCTGCCATGGACATCTCAGCAATTGATCAA TTCATCATTGTTGGAGGTGCAACCAGAATACCCAAAATTCAGTCTATCCTGCAAGGAGTTTGGGGTCGAGAGCTTGGCAAAAACATCAATGCTGATGAAGCCGCTGCAATGGGGGCAGTCTATCGTGCAGCTGACCTTGGTCAGGGCTTTAAGGTTAAGAAGTTCCATGTAAAAGAAGCAGTTGTCTTCCCTATTGAG GTTGACTTTGAGCGCCAGGTGGAGAATGATGATGGCTCCACCTCGACCAAGGTGGTGAAGCGCTCCCTCTTTGCTTTTGGCAACAACTACCCACAGAAGAAGGTTATGACTTTCAACAAGCACACTGCAGACTTTAGCTTCTATGTCAATTATGGGGACCTTTCTCACCTCTCTAAGGAGGAGCTCAG gaatgCTAATGCAGAGAATGTCTCTCATGTGCTGGTCTCAGGAGTGACCTCTGCCTTCCAGAAGCATCAGCAGGAGGGCAGTGAGCCCAAGGGCATCAAG GCTCATTTCAACATGGATGACTCAGGAGTGCTGGCTCTGAGCATGATGGAGGCTGTATTCGAGAAAAGCGTGCTGGTAGAAGAAGACAAACCCAAAGAGGAGGAATCAACGCTTTCAAAACTTG GAACAGAACAAGAAcgggaaggtggagagaaagaagaaagtgaagatgCAGAGGGCAAGGAAAACAAGACAGAAGAAGACAACACAGAAAAGGAGCAAGATGGCGATAATCaggcaaagaaagagaacaaggaagacaagaaagatgaccaaaagacagacaggaaagagaaagaggaggatgagaagaaatcAGGCACagacaagaagaaggaaggagagaaggagctgAAGCCAAAGCAGGTCACAGTCAAGGAGGAGCTGAACATGACCATCACCTACCTGGACGTCCCAGAAATGACGGAGGAACAAGTGGCTGCTTCCAAGAAAAA GTTGGAGGACATAAATGCAGCTGAACGTGCTCGGCATGAGAGGGAAGCTGCGCGCAACAACCTGGAGAGCTACATCCTGGATGCACAAGACAAGCTCTATCAGGATGACTATGAACAGGCCTCCACGGATGAACAAAGGGCAGCCATCAGGGAAATGTGCTCAACG CTTGATGAGTGGATCTACGATGAAGGAGCAGATGTGGAGGCTTCTGTCTACAAGGAGAAGTTAAAGGAGCTCTCTAAGCTGTTTGAGCCAATCAAGCAGCGTGTGTTTGAGCACCTCAACCGGCCGGAAGCTGTCCAG GCCTTGACGGACATGATGAACAAGTCTTCTGAGTTTGTGCAGCGAGCCAGAGATGCACCCCCAGAGCAGCAGTTCTTCACAGATGTGGAGATCGACACCATGGATAAACTTATTGTGGATACCCAG AAATGGctggaggacaaggaggagcAACAACAGGCACAGGCATCATCTGATGAACCCAAGTTGAAGCTGAGCGACATTGGGGAGAAGCTTGGAGCACTGGATCGTGAG atcAAATATCTTGTGAACAAAGCCAAGATCACCAAAGCCAAAAAAGACAAGGAAGCAGctgaggcaaaggcaaaggcagagAAGGAGGCCAAAGAAACCggcaagaagaagaataacacagACAACTCAAAGAGTTCAAAAAATAAAAGTGGAGGGGAAACTAAGCCAGACACAGAACAAAAAGATACAAATGAGAAAATTGTTACAG AGGAGGAACCCAAAGTACAGGAGAATGAAGAATCACCCTACATCTTCGAAGAAGAATCGGAAGAAAATAATAGTgaggaagacagaaggaaagaagataTAGACGTAGAAAATGAGGAAGTTG ATGACAAGAGCAGTCATGTAGAGTTGTGA
- the LOC119583575 gene encoding hypoxia up-regulated protein 1-like isoform X1: MMVPDVRWTMGLSLLVLLGVIGSSSGVTIMSIDFGSEWIKVAVVAPGVPMEIVLNKESKRKTPGALSFRNGERTFGEDALTTGIRFPANNYFYLLDLLGKKIDNPIVELYKKRFPFYNIEADPERGTVVFRHNDDTIYTVEELIAQMLAYAKDMAMSHTEQRIKDCVITVPPFFNQVERRAMLTAAELAGLKVLSLMSTNAAVALNYGMFRRKEINATAHNILFYDMGASSTIATIVSYQTVKTKDRGYTETNPQVTVLGLGYDRTLGGLEMQMRLRDYLAKKFNEVKKTPNNVLESPRALAKLMKEAGRLKKVLSANSEHLSQIEGLLDEEDFRLHVSREEFEGLCTELFERVQAPIDAALISAAMDISAIDQFIIVGGATRIPKIQSILQGVWGRELGKNINADEAAAMGAVYRAADLGQGFKVKKFHVKEAVVFPIEVDFERQVENDDGSTSTKVVKRSLFAFGNNYPQKKVMTFNKHTADFSFYVNYGDLSHLSKEELRNANAENVSHVLVSGVTSAFQKHQQEGSEPKGIKAHFNMDDSGVLALSMMEAVFEKSVLVEEDKPKEEESTLSKLGSTISKLFAGTEQEREGGEKEESEDAEGKENKTEEDNTEKEQDGDNQAKKENKEDKKDDQKTDRKEKEEDEKKSGTDKKKEGEKELKPKQVTVKEELNMTITYLDVPEMTEEQVAASKKKLEDINAAERARHEREAARNNLESYILDAQDKLYQDDYEQASTDEQRAAIREMCSTLDEWIYDEGADVEASVYKEKLKELSKLFEPIKQRVFEHLNRPEAVQALTDMMNKSSEFVQRARDAPPEQQFFTDVEIDTMDKLIVDTQKWLEDKEEQQQAQASSDEPKLKLSDIGEKLGALDREIKYLVNKAKITKAKKDKEAAEAKAKAEKEAKETGKKKNNTDNSKSSKNKSGGETKPDTEQKDTNEKIVTEEEPKVQENEESPYIFEEESEENNSEEDRRKEDIDVENEEVDDKSSHVEL, translated from the exons ATGATGGTGCCTGACGTGCGATGGACAATGGGCTTGTCCCTTCTGGTGTTGTTAGGTGTCATAGGAAGCTCCAGCGGTGTCACCATTATGAGCATCGACTTTGGATCAGAGTGGATAAAGGTTGCTGTTGTAGCG CCGGGAGTCCCCATGGAAATAGTCCTAAACAAAGAGTCTAAAAGGAAGACCCCAGGAGCCTTGTCCTTCCGAAATGGAGAGAGAACCTTTGGAGAGGATGCCTTAACAACTGGTATTCGCTTCCCAGCAAATAACTACTTCTATCTCCTTGACTTGCTgggaaagaaaatagacaacCCTATTGTGGAACTGTATAAAAAACGGTTTCCCTTTTATAACATTGAAGCTGATCCTGAGAGAGGAACTGTTGTATTTAGACATAATGA tGACACAATTTACACAGTGGAGGAGTTGATAGCTCAGATGTTGGCCTATGCCAAAGACATGGCAATGTCCCACACTGAGCAAaggataaaggactgtgtaatcaCAGTCCCTCCCTTCTTCAACCAAGTTGAGCGTAGAGCCATGCTGACTGCAGCTGAGCTGGCTGGACTGAAG GTTCTGTCCCTTATGTCGACCAATGCAGCAGTTGCCCTGAACTATGGTATGTTCAGACGAAAAGAGATCAATGCTACAGCCCATAACATCCTCTTCTATGACATGGGAGCCTCTTCAACCATAGCAACCATTGTCTCTTACCAGACGGTTAAAACAAAGGACAGAGGATACACTGAGACCAATCCACAAGTCACTGTACTAGGGTTAGG TTATGATCGTACATTAGGCGGGCTGGAAATGCAAATGCGCCTCCGGGATTATTTAGCCAAGAAATTCAATGAAGTAAAGAAGACTCCAAACAATGTTTTGGAATCTCCCCGTGCACTGGCTAAGCTCATGAAGGAAGCTGGCAGATTAAAGAAAGTCCTCTCTGCAAATTCTGAACATCTGAGTCAG ATAGAGGGACTTCTTGATGAAGAAGACTTTAGGCTACATGTAAGTCGAGAAGAATTTGAGGGGCTCTGCACAGAATTGTTTGAGAGGGTTCAAGCTCCTATTGATGCTGCACTGATTTCTGCTGCCATGGACATCTCAGCAATTGATCAA TTCATCATTGTTGGAGGTGCAACCAGAATACCCAAAATTCAGTCTATCCTGCAAGGAGTTTGGGGTCGAGAGCTTGGCAAAAACATCAATGCTGATGAAGCCGCTGCAATGGGGGCAGTCTATCGTGCAGCTGACCTTGGTCAGGGCTTTAAGGTTAAGAAGTTCCATGTAAAAGAAGCAGTTGTCTTCCCTATTGAG GTTGACTTTGAGCGCCAGGTGGAGAATGATGATGGCTCCACCTCGACCAAGGTGGTGAAGCGCTCCCTCTTTGCTTTTGGCAACAACTACCCACAGAAGAAGGTTATGACTTTCAACAAGCACACTGCAGACTTTAGCTTCTATGTCAATTATGGGGACCTTTCTCACCTCTCTAAGGAGGAGCTCAG gaatgCTAATGCAGAGAATGTCTCTCATGTGCTGGTCTCAGGAGTGACCTCTGCCTTCCAGAAGCATCAGCAGGAGGGCAGTGAGCCCAAGGGCATCAAG GCTCATTTCAACATGGATGACTCAGGAGTGCTGGCTCTGAGCATGATGGAGGCTGTATTCGAGAAAAGCGTGCTGGTAGAAGAAGACAAACCCAAAGAGGAGGAATCAACGCTTTCAAAACTTGGTAGCACCATCAGTAAGCTCTTTGCAG GAACAGAACAAGAAcgggaaggtggagagaaagaagaaagtgaagatgCAGAGGGCAAGGAAAACAAGACAGAAGAAGACAACACAGAAAAGGAGCAAGATGGCGATAATCaggcaaagaaagagaacaaggaagacaagaaagatgaccaaaagacagacaggaaagagaaagaggaggatgagaagaaatcAGGCACagacaagaagaaggaaggagagaaggagctgAAGCCAAAGCAGGTCACAGTCAAGGAGGAGCTGAACATGACCATCACCTACCTGGACGTCCCAGAAATGACGGAGGAACAAGTGGCTGCTTCCAAGAAAAA GTTGGAGGACATAAATGCAGCTGAACGTGCTCGGCATGAGAGGGAAGCTGCGCGCAACAACCTGGAGAGCTACATCCTGGATGCACAAGACAAGCTCTATCAGGATGACTATGAACAGGCCTCCACGGATGAACAAAGGGCAGCCATCAGGGAAATGTGCTCAACG CTTGATGAGTGGATCTACGATGAAGGAGCAGATGTGGAGGCTTCTGTCTACAAGGAGAAGTTAAAGGAGCTCTCTAAGCTGTTTGAGCCAATCAAGCAGCGTGTGTTTGAGCACCTCAACCGGCCGGAAGCTGTCCAG GCCTTGACGGACATGATGAACAAGTCTTCTGAGTTTGTGCAGCGAGCCAGAGATGCACCCCCAGAGCAGCAGTTCTTCACAGATGTGGAGATCGACACCATGGATAAACTTATTGTGGATACCCAG AAATGGctggaggacaaggaggagcAACAACAGGCACAGGCATCATCTGATGAACCCAAGTTGAAGCTGAGCGACATTGGGGAGAAGCTTGGAGCACTGGATCGTGAG atcAAATATCTTGTGAACAAAGCCAAGATCACCAAAGCCAAAAAAGACAAGGAAGCAGctgaggcaaaggcaaaggcagagAAGGAGGCCAAAGAAACCggcaagaagaagaataacacagACAACTCAAAGAGTTCAAAAAATAAAAGTGGAGGGGAAACTAAGCCAGACACAGAACAAAAAGATACAAATGAGAAAATTGTTACAG AGGAGGAACCCAAAGTACAGGAGAATGAAGAATCACCCTACATCTTCGAAGAAGAATCGGAAGAAAATAATAGTgaggaagacagaaggaaagaagataTAGACGTAGAAAATGAGGAAGTTG ATGACAAGAGCAGTCATGTAGAGTTGTGA